A part of Paenarthrobacter sp. A20 genomic DNA contains:
- a CDS encoding MarR family transcriptional regulator produces MHSDGDADARKALLEAVFASGRELSTAAVMFHSKLSELRGLSATEGKAIDILLRFGPMTAGEFGQHSGLAPASVTGLMERLEGKGIARRVRHDEDKRKVLIELIGDQVTAATPHFVDFMSGLTGLLEGYSNDDLRVIADYSAKAAEIQKNAAARLGNEAG; encoded by the coding sequence ATGCACTCAGACGGCGACGCGGACGCTCGAAAGGCCCTGCTGGAAGCTGTTTTCGCTTCCGGCCGGGAACTATCGACGGCGGCCGTGATGTTCCACTCGAAACTCTCCGAACTCCGAGGGTTGTCCGCAACCGAAGGTAAAGCCATAGATATCCTGCTGCGGTTCGGGCCCATGACGGCAGGAGAATTCGGCCAGCATTCAGGCTTGGCGCCAGCCTCGGTGACCGGGCTGATGGAGCGGCTGGAAGGCAAAGGCATAGCCCGCAGGGTCAGGCATGACGAGGATAAACGGAAGGTATTGATAGAGCTGATCGGCGACCAGGTAACTGCCGCTACGCCACACTTCGTCGATTTCATGAGTGGATTGACGGGCTTACTTGAGGGCTACAGCAACGACGACCTGCGTGTCATCGCCGATTACTCCGCCAAGGCCGCGGAAATCCAGAAGAACGCAGCAGCGCGCTTGGGAAACGAAGCAGGCTGA
- a CDS encoding VOC family protein yields MTTRLNPYISFQDNARDAISFYESVFGGELNISTFGDYQASEDPAEANKVMHAMLETPGGLTLMAADTPNGMQYNPGDNMSVSLSGESADEAELRGYWDKLVDGGTVTVPLEMAPWGDTFGMCVDKFGIGWLVNIAGDQQGQ; encoded by the coding sequence ATGACAACCCGCCTCAATCCATACATCTCTTTCCAGGACAACGCCCGCGATGCCATTAGCTTCTACGAATCAGTCTTCGGTGGCGAACTGAACATCAGCACATTCGGCGACTATCAGGCCAGTGAAGACCCGGCCGAGGCCAACAAGGTCATGCACGCCATGCTGGAGACACCGGGCGGGTTGACGCTGATGGCCGCTGACACCCCCAATGGCATGCAGTACAACCCCGGCGACAATATGTCTGTCTCCTTGAGTGGGGAATCCGCCGATGAAGCCGAGCTCCGTGGCTACTGGGACAAACTGGTCGACGGCGGAACCGTGACGGTGCCGCTGGAAATGGCACCCTGGGGAGACACCTTCGGGATGTGCGTCGACAAGTTCGGAATCGGGTGGCTTGTCAACATCGCCGGGGACCAACAAGGTCAATAA
- a CDS encoding VOC family protein: MQKISTCLWFDGQAVEAAEFYTSTFGNSSMGQVMPGPDGGALTVEFEIEGRQFMGLNGGPAFTFNEAVSLVVNCDSQEEVDRYWGALLAGGEESMCGWLKDKFGLSWQIVPTALTGLLNGPDPEGSRRAMEAMLKMRKLDINALQKAYDGD, translated from the coding sequence ATGCAAAAGATTTCCACGTGTTTATGGTTCGACGGCCAGGCGGTTGAGGCCGCGGAGTTCTACACGTCTACCTTCGGAAACTCATCCATGGGGCAGGTTATGCCGGGGCCTGATGGCGGTGCCCTGACCGTCGAGTTCGAGATTGAGGGCAGGCAGTTCATGGGCCTCAACGGGGGACCGGCTTTCACATTCAACGAGGCAGTTTCGCTGGTAGTCAACTGCGATTCCCAGGAAGAAGTCGACCGGTATTGGGGCGCCCTCCTTGCCGGGGGTGAGGAGAGCATGTGCGGCTGGCTGAAGGACAAGTTTGGCCTGTCGTGGCAGATTGTCCCGACAGCATTGACCGGACTGCTGAACGGCCCGGATCCTGAAGGCTCACGGCGTGCAATGGAGGCAATGCTGAAGATGCGAAAACTGGATATCAACGCCTTGCAAAAGGCGTACGACGGCGACTGA
- a CDS encoding VOC family protein has product MRLIQVAQHAEDLQRAAVFYSALLDAQPSALFEPPGLLFFDVGGVRLLLERGAPSALIYLEVGDLHGTVAALRNRGVRIIAEPHMIFTHDDDTLGPRDSEEWMAFIEDSEANTVGLVSRVRTAGD; this is encoded by the coding sequence TTGAGACTTATTCAAGTGGCCCAGCACGCCGAGGATCTGCAGCGCGCGGCAGTTTTCTACTCTGCGCTGCTGGACGCCCAACCGAGTGCCCTGTTCGAACCCCCTGGACTCCTGTTCTTTGATGTTGGCGGTGTCCGGCTCTTGCTGGAGAGGGGAGCGCCTTCGGCACTGATCTATTTGGAGGTGGGCGACCTTCACGGAACCGTGGCAGCACTTCGGAACCGGGGCGTGAGGATCATCGCGGAGCCACACATGATTTTTACCCATGACGACGACACCTTGGGACCCCGGGATTCAGAAGAGTGGATGGCGTTCATTGAGGACAGTGAGGCCAACACCGTGGGGCTGGTCAGCCGGGTCCGGACCGCGGGGGACTAG
- a CDS encoding DUF3054 domain-containing protein, translating to MLSSSRSWIPAVLADVVLILVFAAIGRDAHARGDIVSGAFSTAWPFLAGAVIAWAVSRAWRAPFALWPSGVAIWIGAVLVGMLLRAATGQTVVLPFVIVATISLAVFLLGYRALVAVLVRAAQRRQRGV from the coding sequence ATGCTTTCATCATCCAGATCGTGGATCCCGGCAGTACTTGCCGACGTCGTGTTGATCCTTGTATTCGCTGCTATCGGCCGGGACGCGCACGCACGGGGCGACATAGTCTCCGGCGCCTTCTCCACGGCGTGGCCATTCCTCGCCGGAGCAGTCATCGCCTGGGCAGTCTCACGCGCGTGGCGGGCCCCGTTTGCATTGTGGCCGTCCGGCGTAGCCATCTGGATCGGCGCGGTGCTTGTTGGGATGCTGCTGAGGGCCGCCACTGGCCAGACGGTAGTGCTGCCCTTCGTCATTGTGGCGACGATCAGCCTCGCGGTTTTCCTGCTCGGGTACCGTGCACTGGTTGCAGTGTTGGTGCGTGCAGCGCAGAGACGGCAACGCGGTGTTTGA
- a CDS encoding Lrp/AsnC family transcriptional regulator, with the protein MITAFVLIKTDASRIPETAEQISAIQGISEVYSVTGEWDLIAVARVTKHDELADVIADRLSKVDSVVHTTTHIAFRAYSQHDLDAAFALGFE; encoded by the coding sequence GTGATCACCGCTTTCGTCCTGATCAAGACCGATGCCTCACGCATCCCGGAGACAGCTGAGCAAATCTCTGCCATTCAAGGCATCAGCGAGGTCTATTCCGTCACAGGCGAGTGGGACCTCATTGCGGTAGCCAGGGTCACTAAGCACGACGAGCTTGCGGACGTGATCGCCGACCGCCTTTCGAAGGTTGACTCGGTGGTCCACACCACCACCCACATTGCCTTCCGCGCCTACTCGCAACACGACCTTGACGCAGCCTTCGCACTGGGGTTCGAGTAA
- the trpD gene encoding anthranilate phosphoribosyltransferase, whose translation MTSPASAPAASNTWPGLISALINGDDLAVGNTEWAMNTIMAGEATPAQIAGFLVALRAKGETVEELAGLVEAMVQHANPIDISGQKLDIVGTGGDRLNTVNISTMAALVAAGAGAKVVKHGNRAASSTSGSADVLEALGVRLDLSIEQVARNAEEAGITFCFAQVFHPSFRHTAVPRRELAVPTAFNFLGPMTNPAHVQASAVGVANARMAPLVAGVLARRGSRGLVFRGDDGLDELTPTGPSTVWEIRDGTVTEQVFSPSELGIVPSTVADLRGGDAAANAGVVRDVLDGKTGPVRDAVLLNAAAGLVSFDLHADGSLISRMRHAFARAAESVDSGKAAQVLAKWTELSRS comes from the coding sequence GTGACTTCTCCGGCATCGGCACCTGCAGCCAGCAATACCTGGCCAGGGCTCATCTCAGCACTGATCAACGGCGACGACCTTGCAGTGGGCAACACAGAGTGGGCCATGAACACCATCATGGCCGGCGAAGCGACTCCGGCGCAGATCGCGGGCTTCCTGGTAGCTCTGCGGGCCAAGGGCGAAACTGTCGAAGAGTTGGCCGGTTTGGTTGAAGCGATGGTGCAGCACGCCAACCCGATCGATATCTCCGGGCAGAAGTTGGACATCGTGGGAACCGGGGGAGACCGGTTGAACACCGTGAACATCTCCACCATGGCAGCGCTTGTGGCTGCCGGGGCCGGGGCCAAGGTGGTTAAGCATGGAAACAGGGCCGCTTCTTCGACCTCTGGCTCAGCGGACGTGCTGGAGGCCTTGGGCGTCCGCTTGGACCTTTCGATCGAACAGGTGGCCCGAAATGCGGAGGAGGCCGGAATCACGTTCTGTTTCGCGCAGGTCTTCCATCCCTCCTTCCGGCACACTGCTGTCCCGCGCCGGGAACTCGCCGTTCCAACGGCATTCAATTTCCTCGGTCCTATGACAAATCCGGCGCACGTACAGGCTTCCGCCGTCGGTGTAGCCAATGCCCGGATGGCACCGCTCGTGGCTGGAGTCCTGGCGCGCCGCGGCAGTCGTGGACTGGTTTTCCGGGGTGATGATGGCCTTGATGAACTCACGCCCACCGGGCCATCGACAGTTTGGGAAATCAGGGACGGAACGGTCACTGAGCAGGTGTTCTCGCCGTCGGAACTCGGAATCGTGCCATCAACGGTGGCCGACCTTCGAGGCGGCGATGCCGCCGCAAACGCAGGCGTGGTCCGGGACGTCCTTGACGGGAAGACCGGCCCGGTACGGGATGCAGTCCTTCTCAATGCCGCAGCCGGACTGGTGTCTTTTGATCTGCACGCCGACGGCAGCCTGATCTCGCGTATGCGTCATGCGTTTGCCCGCGCAGCAGAATCCGTTGATTCGGGCAAGGCTGCCCAAGTGCTGGCGAAGTGGACCGAACTCAGCCGGAGCTGA
- a CDS encoding heme-copper oxidase subunit III, whose translation MTSATHAPSTPAHPTLNRPNLVSVGTVVWLSSELMFFAGLFAMYFTLRSTSGMMWAEETAKLNFPFALVNTIVLVASSFTCQMGVFAAERLEPRRTGGPLQFTRWGMTEWFVLTFIMGAFFVAGQTTEYAMLVSEHVSLSSNAYGSAFYMTTGFHGLHVIGGLIAFLFIIGRAFAAKKFGHFEATSAIVTSYYWHFVDVVWIGLFLVIYVLK comes from the coding sequence GTGACATCTGCGACCCATGCCCCCAGTACCCCGGCGCACCCGACGCTGAACCGCCCCAACCTGGTTTCTGTTGGAACCGTTGTTTGGCTGTCCAGTGAGTTGATGTTCTTCGCCGGCCTCTTTGCCATGTACTTCACCCTGCGCTCCACATCCGGAATGATGTGGGCCGAGGAGACGGCCAAGCTCAACTTCCCGTTTGCGCTCGTCAACACCATCGTCCTTGTGGCAAGTTCGTTTACTTGCCAGATGGGCGTCTTTGCCGCCGAGCGGCTCGAACCCCGCCGCACGGGCGGCCCGCTCCAATTCACCCGCTGGGGCATGACTGAATGGTTTGTCCTTACCTTCATCATGGGTGCCTTCTTCGTAGCCGGGCAGACCACGGAATACGCCATGCTCGTCTCGGAGCACGTGTCCCTGTCGTCCAACGCCTACGGCTCCGCCTTCTACATGACAACAGGCTTCCACGGCCTGCACGTCATTGGCGGCCTGATCGCGTTCCTGTTCATCATCGGCCGTGCGTTTGCGGCTAAGAAGTTCGGGCACTTTGAAGCTACGTCGGCGATCGTCACCTCGTACTACTGGCACTTCGTTGACGTTGTGTGGATCGGCCTCTTCCTGGTCATCTACGTCCTCAAGTAA
- a CDS encoding c-type cytochrome, with translation MKALSQKRRHPLAAIALLLMGLLLTGGLYAVATTVNQAKADTTSFSASDVEEGGKLFAANCATCHGMGASGTQDGPSLVGVGAAAVDFQVGTGRMPMQMSGPQAQQKPAQFNEEQTKQLSAYVASLGAGPAIPEEHLLDGKGDAANGGELFRVNCAMCHNAAAAGGALTRGKFAPALAGVSAEHIYEAMATGPQNMPVFNDSNITPEDKRDIITFLKTIEANGSPGGADLGSLGPVSEGLFVWVAGLGVIIAFTIWLTSRTS, from the coding sequence GTGAAGGCACTCTCGCAGAAGCGACGTCACCCACTGGCAGCCATAGCGCTGCTGTTGATGGGCCTCCTCCTCACTGGTGGGCTCTACGCCGTTGCCACAACTGTCAACCAGGCCAAGGCCGACACCACAAGCTTCAGCGCAAGTGACGTAGAAGAAGGCGGCAAGCTCTTTGCCGCCAACTGCGCCACCTGCCACGGCATGGGTGCGTCCGGAACCCAGGACGGCCCCTCGCTGGTCGGCGTGGGTGCTGCTGCAGTTGACTTCCAAGTTGGTACCGGTCGTATGCCCATGCAGATGAGCGGACCGCAGGCCCAGCAGAAGCCCGCCCAGTTCAACGAGGAGCAGACCAAGCAGCTCTCTGCTTACGTTGCTTCCCTCGGCGCAGGCCCGGCCATCCCCGAGGAACACCTCCTGGACGGCAAGGGAGATGCAGCCAACGGTGGCGAACTCTTCCGAGTCAACTGCGCCATGTGCCACAACGCTGCCGCTGCCGGCGGCGCCCTGACCCGCGGTAAGTTTGCCCCCGCGTTGGCAGGTGTCAGCGCAGAGCACATCTACGAAGCCATGGCGACCGGCCCGCAGAACATGCCCGTCTTCAATGATTCCAACATCACGCCTGAAGACAAGCGCGACATCATCACCTTCCTGAAGACCATCGAAGCCAACGGTTCACCCGGTGGCGCCGACCTGGGTTCACTTGGACCCGTATCCGAAGGCCTGTTCGTTTGGGTTGCCGGCTTGGGTGTCATCATCGCATTCACGATCTGGCTGACGTCCCGTACGTCCTGA
- a CDS encoding ubiquinol-cytochrome c reductase iron-sulfur subunit gives MGNHSDGSPNHSGTVATAGQNEVEKFQDPGLPPHRLRLADTDPVAAKRAERQVAILFGTSVIGTLVFLVAYFAIDLGDDTTIATIRTQNLLLGLGTAFAMLGIGTGIVHWAKALMPDHEVSEERHAIRTEEDRQAAVRIVDDIVDETGIKRRPLIRNTLLGAVALAPLPALAIFGDLGPRPDDALAHTMWAPQDGKLKRLTRDPDGTPIKASDVTIGSAFHVIPEGLNELHEGKLNEKAKAVVLLMRLDPNSLNPSEGRESWSYNGIVAYSKICTHVGCPVALYEQQTHHLLCPCHQSTFDLTQECKVIFGPASRPLPQLPIAVDAEGYLVATSDFREPVGPSYWERDEHERLINS, from the coding sequence ATGGGCAACCATAGTGACGGCAGTCCGAACCACTCGGGCACCGTAGCTACGGCTGGTCAGAATGAGGTGGAGAAGTTCCAGGATCCTGGACTCCCTCCGCATCGTTTGCGCCTGGCTGACACGGACCCGGTAGCCGCAAAGCGCGCCGAGCGTCAGGTAGCCATTCTGTTTGGCACCTCCGTCATCGGTACGCTGGTCTTCCTGGTGGCATACTTTGCCATCGACCTTGGCGACGACACCACCATTGCGACCATCCGTACCCAGAACCTTCTTCTGGGACTCGGTACGGCCTTCGCGATGCTTGGTATCGGCACCGGCATCGTGCACTGGGCCAAGGCCCTGATGCCCGATCACGAAGTGTCTGAAGAGCGCCACGCTATCCGTACCGAAGAAGATCGGCAGGCAGCAGTCCGGATCGTCGACGACATCGTCGATGAGACCGGCATCAAGCGCCGCCCGCTGATCCGCAACACCCTTCTTGGTGCCGTTGCGCTTGCCCCGCTGCCCGCTCTCGCCATCTTCGGCGACCTGGGACCGCGTCCTGACGATGCCTTGGCACACACCATGTGGGCTCCCCAGGACGGAAAACTCAAGCGCCTGACCCGCGACCCCGATGGCACCCCCATCAAGGCCTCGGACGTCACCATCGGCTCGGCCTTCCACGTCATCCCCGAAGGCCTCAACGAGCTCCACGAAGGCAAGCTGAACGAGAAGGCAAAAGCCGTCGTTCTGCTGATGCGCCTGGATCCCAACTCTTTGAACCCCTCCGAGGGCCGAGAAAGCTGGAGCTACAACGGAATCGTTGCCTACTCCAAGATCTGCACGCACGTCGGTTGCCCGGTTGCTCTCTATGAGCAGCAGACGCACCACCTTCTGTGCCCCTGCCACCAGTCCACTTTTGACCTTACGCAGGAATGCAAGGTCATCTTCGGACCGGCAAGCCGTCCGCTCCCCCAGCTGCCCATCGCAGTTGACGCAGAGGGCTACCTCGTCGCCACGAGCGACTTCAGAGAACCTGTAGGACCGAGTTACTGGGAGCGTGACGAGCATGAGCGCCTCATCAACAGCTGA
- a CDS encoding ubiquinol-cytochrome c reductase cytochrome b subunit: MSASSTAEAPFVPKTKVGSFTNFVDERVGGSGILREFGRKVFPDHWSFMFGEVALYSFVILLMSGTFLTFFFDPSMAETHYQGSYTPLYNVEMSVAYSSSLNISFDVRGGLFMRQVHHWAALLFVASLGVHMLRVFFTGAFRKPREMNWVVGGVLLILAMAAGFTGYSLPDDLLSGNGLRIIDGVIKSIPVIGTYTSFFLFGGEFPGTAIIGRLYVLHILLVPALILLMIVIHLFMVVVHKHTQYPGPGRNDGNVVGYPLGPVYAAKAGGFFFIVFGVLALMAAAFTINPIWNYGPYDPSPVSAGTQPDWYIGFVDGALRLMPGVINDFHFEWVIFGRTLTLNVLLPALVPAGIIFTVLFMYPWIERWITKDNREHHVLDRPRNAPTRTAIGVAGFTWYCVMWAAAGSDLIATHFHVSLNDVTYWLRTLFFIGPILAFIVTKRIALALQRKDREIALHGRETGRIVRLPHGEFIEVHAPLDEYKRYKLVGFESPAPLPAEPNEHGVVTRKEKRRAALSKWFFEDRVAPATPAELEAAHAHGHHEAIAAGEDQKSLSH, from the coding sequence ATGAGCGCCTCATCAACAGCTGAAGCCCCCTTCGTTCCGAAGACCAAGGTTGGTAGTTTCACCAACTTCGTGGACGAGCGTGTGGGCGGCTCCGGCATCCTGCGTGAGTTCGGCCGGAAGGTGTTCCCCGACCACTGGTCGTTCATGTTCGGTGAGGTGGCGCTGTACTCCTTCGTCATCCTGCTGATGTCAGGTACATTCCTGACGTTCTTCTTCGATCCGTCGATGGCGGAAACCCATTACCAGGGTTCATACACTCCGCTGTATAACGTCGAAATGTCCGTTGCTTACAGCTCTTCGCTGAACATCTCGTTCGACGTCCGTGGCGGCCTGTTCATGCGCCAGGTACACCACTGGGCAGCCCTGCTGTTCGTGGCATCCCTTGGTGTTCACATGCTGCGCGTCTTCTTCACGGGTGCGTTCCGTAAGCCCCGCGAAATGAACTGGGTGGTGGGCGGCGTCCTGCTCATCCTGGCAATGGCAGCAGGCTTCACCGGCTACTCGCTCCCCGATGACCTGCTCTCCGGTAACGGTCTGCGCATCATCGACGGCGTGATCAAGTCGATCCCGGTCATCGGCACGTACACCTCGTTCTTCCTCTTCGGGGGAGAATTCCCGGGTACCGCCATCATTGGCCGCCTTTATGTCCTGCACATCCTGCTGGTCCCCGCGCTCATCCTGCTGATGATCGTGATCCACCTCTTCATGGTGGTTGTGCACAAGCACACCCAGTACCCCGGCCCCGGTCGCAACGACGGCAACGTCGTCGGCTACCCCCTCGGCCCGGTCTACGCAGCCAAGGCTGGTGGATTCTTCTTCATCGTCTTCGGCGTACTGGCACTCATGGCAGCCGCTTTCACGATCAACCCGATCTGGAACTACGGGCCCTATGACCCCTCTCCGGTTTCCGCTGGTACCCAGCCCGACTGGTACATCGGCTTTGTCGATGGTGCGCTGCGCCTCATGCCCGGCGTCATCAACGACTTCCACTTCGAGTGGGTCATCTTCGGACGTACCTTGACGTTGAACGTATTGCTTCCGGCACTTGTACCCGCCGGAATCATCTTCACTGTGCTGTTCATGTACCCGTGGATCGAACGCTGGATCACCAAGGACAACCGCGAACACCACGTTCTCGATCGTCCGCGCAACGCTCCTACCCGCACGGCGATCGGTGTTGCAGGGTTCACCTGGTACTGCGTGATGTGGGCTGCAGCTGGATCCGACCTTATTGCGACGCACTTCCACGTATCGCTGAACGACGTGACCTACTGGCTCCGGACGCTGTTCTTTATCGGCCCGATCCTTGCTTTCATCGTGACCAAGCGAATCGCTCTCGCGCTCCAGCGCAAGGACCGCGAAATTGCCTTGCACGGCCGTGAAACCGGACGAATTGTCCGGCTCCCCCACGGTGAGTTCATTGAGGTCCACGCTCCGCTTGACGAGTACAAGCGGTACAAGCTCGTTGGGTTCGAATCGCCGGCTCCCCTGCCGGCCGAACCGAACGAACATGGCGTTGTCACCCGTAAGGAAAAGCGCCGCGCGGCACTTTCCAAGTGGTTCTTCGAGGACCGCGTTGCCCCGGCAACTCCGGCAGAGCTCGAAGCCGCCCACGCACACGGCCACCACGAGGCCATTGCAGCTGGCGAAGACCAGAAGAGCCTGAGCCACTAG
- a CDS encoding GntR family transcriptional regulator has translation MPEAANIAGEIDRSSGTPIYVQLREILRAFIAQSCPPGSALPSERDLSERFGLARMTVRQAIDALVGEEVIERVVGLGTFVRKPKLDLQVKLTSYSEEMQRRGMVPAAKVLSFEQIGASAFLARELQLEEGTPLVRFRRLLLADNEPMSVDENFIPAHRVPGLLDEAPPTSLYNVLSERFGLVMEWGEDMIEATAASPSTARLLNVDVGAPLLKIQRHAFVARAMVDYSVSYYRADRYKLWVPLQRPGVRPTRNYSSGYRTQ, from the coding sequence GTGCCTGAGGCGGCAAACATTGCCGGCGAGATCGACCGCAGTAGCGGCACGCCAATCTATGTTCAATTGCGTGAAATCCTCCGGGCCTTCATTGCGCAATCCTGCCCGCCTGGATCAGCGCTTCCGTCGGAGAGGGATCTTTCGGAACGCTTCGGTCTGGCGCGTATGACCGTTCGTCAGGCCATCGACGCCTTGGTGGGTGAAGAGGTGATCGAGCGCGTAGTAGGGCTTGGAACGTTCGTCAGAAAGCCAAAGCTTGATCTCCAAGTCAAGCTCACTTCCTATAGCGAGGAAATGCAGCGGCGAGGCATGGTCCCTGCGGCCAAGGTGCTGAGTTTCGAACAGATTGGTGCCAGTGCGTTCCTCGCCCGGGAGCTCCAGTTGGAGGAGGGTACCCCGTTGGTTCGTTTCCGACGACTTCTGCTGGCCGACAACGAGCCAATGAGCGTTGACGAGAACTTTATCCCGGCGCACAGGGTTCCGGGACTGCTGGATGAGGCACCACCTACCTCGCTGTACAACGTTTTGAGCGAACGCTTCGGCTTGGTCATGGAGTGGGGTGAGGACATGATTGAGGCCACAGCGGCCTCTCCCTCCACCGCGAGACTCCTCAACGTCGACGTCGGTGCCCCCTTGCTCAAGATTCAGCGCCACGCCTTCGTCGCCCGCGCCATGGTGGACTATTCAGTTTCCTACTATCGGGCAGACCGCTACAAACTTTGGGTTCCCCTGCAGCGACCAGGGGTTCGGCCTACGAGAAACTATTCGTCGGGATACCGAACCCAGTAG
- a CDS encoding HPr family phosphocarrier protein, translating into MPEQKAFVAAEIGLHARAAAVFVRAVTETGMPVTIRKQGGQPVDARSLLEVMTEDFGHGCEVYLEVQPGALSAEQTLSGAENALIALSAVLEAIEAR; encoded by the coding sequence TTGCCGGAGCAGAAGGCCTTCGTTGCCGCCGAAATCGGATTGCACGCCCGGGCGGCCGCGGTATTCGTCCGCGCCGTCACCGAAACCGGTATGCCGGTCACCATTCGAAAGCAGGGTGGTCAACCAGTCGACGCCCGCTCCCTACTTGAGGTCATGACCGAAGACTTCGGTCACGGCTGTGAAGTCTATCTAGAGGTGCAACCAGGTGCCCTCAGCGCCGAACAGACGCTGTCGGGAGCCGAGAATGCGCTGATCGCCCTCTCGGCCGTTCTTGAGGCCATAGAGGCCCGCTGA
- a CDS encoding cytochrome c oxidase subunit 4: protein MKIESWLFGAGVFFFVPVAIAYGFLTEWSEWVGVLGILLVGGLAGMIGAYLGFTGKRIGLRPEDRPDAEVHEGAGEQGHFSPWSWWPLVLGLACAGGFLGLAIGFWVTYVAGGLALVALVGWVFEYSRGDHAH, encoded by the coding sequence ATGAAAATTGAATCGTGGCTCTTCGGAGCCGGAGTCTTCTTCTTCGTCCCCGTAGCCATTGCTTATGGCTTCCTGACCGAATGGTCTGAGTGGGTAGGTGTCCTGGGCATCCTCCTGGTTGGCGGTCTCGCGGGCATGATCGGCGCCTACCTTGGCTTCACCGGCAAGCGGATTGGCCTTCGTCCGGAGGACCGTCCGGATGCTGAAGTTCATGAGGGTGCAGGCGAACAGGGCCACTTCAGCCCTTGGAGCTGGTGGCCCCTGGTCCTCGGCCTGGCATGTGCCGGCGGATTCCTCGGCCTCGCCATTGGCTTCTGGGTAACCTACGTCGCCGGTGGCCTCGCCCTGGTGGCATTGGTCGGTTGGGTTTTCGAATACAGCCGCGGCGACCACGCACACTAA